A stretch of the Actinotalea sp. JY-7876 genome encodes the following:
- a CDS encoding sugar ABC transporter permease yields MTQAPVSNVVTAAGLEPALEPVSSGASRKARKKGLKDPKRKITWDRVRAQRALLAMAVPLLLYQILFKYVPVYGWAIAFQDYKPGRGNILNQEWVGFENFVDLFTGVNGERFRRVVVNTLGQSVLTLVVGTVGAIVLALLLNEVKNLPFKRVLQNITYMPHFLSWVIVASLASVALSLPSSGGFINQALMSLNIVQDPVLFLTEPNYFWGIVAGTNLWKELGWNTILYLAAITAIDPTQYEAAEVDGAGRYRKMFSITLPGIMPTIVVLLIINSGWILSTNFELPYFLGNGLISERAETIDVFVLRYGYELGNYSLAVVAGIFKTVVAIILVGSANQAAKRLNQETLV; encoded by the coding sequence ATGACGCAAGCCCCGGTCAGCAACGTGGTGACCGCCGCCGGGCTCGAACCGGCCCTGGAACCCGTGAGCTCGGGTGCAAGCCGCAAGGCCCGGAAGAAGGGCCTGAAGGACCCCAAGCGGAAGATCACCTGGGACAGGGTCCGGGCGCAGCGAGCCCTGCTCGCGATGGCCGTCCCGCTGCTGCTGTACCAGATCCTGTTCAAGTACGTCCCGGTCTACGGCTGGGCGATCGCCTTCCAGGACTACAAGCCGGGTCGCGGCAACATCCTGAACCAGGAGTGGGTCGGCTTCGAGAACTTCGTCGACCTGTTCACCGGTGTCAACGGTGAACGGTTCCGCCGGGTCGTGGTCAACACGCTGGGACAGTCCGTCCTGACCCTGGTCGTCGGGACGGTCGGGGCCATCGTCCTCGCGCTGCTGCTGAACGAGGTCAAGAACCTGCCCTTCAAGCGGGTCCTGCAGAACATCACGTACATGCCCCACTTCCTCAGCTGGGTCATCGTGGCGAGCCTGGCATCGGTGGCGCTCTCGCTGCCCTCGTCCGGCGGGTTCATCAACCAGGCCCTCATGAGCCTGAACATCGTCCAGGACCCGGTCCTGTTCCTGACGGAGCCGAACTACTTCTGGGGGATCGTCGCCGGGACGAACCTGTGGAAGGAGCTGGGCTGGAACACGATCCTCTACCTGGCCGCGATCACCGCGATCGACCCGACCCAGTACGAGGCCGCCGAGGTCGACGGCGCGGGCCGCTACCGCAAGATGTTCAGCATCACGCTCCCGGGGATCATGCCCACGATCGTCGTGCTGCTCATCATCAACAGCGGCTGGATCCTGTCCACGAACTTCGAGCTGCCGTACTTCCTCGGCAACGGCCTGATCTCCGAGAGGGCCGAGACCATCGACGTCTTCGTGCTCCGCTACGGCTACGAGCTGGGCAACTACAGCCTCGCCGTCGTCGCGGGCATCTTCAAGACCGTCGTCGCCATCATCCTCGTGGGCTCGGCGAACCAAGCGGCCAAGCGGCTCAACCAAGAGACGCTGGTCTAG
- a CDS encoding carbohydrate ABC transporter permease → MSSISVTKPRVRRASRGGSPRRAWTTERVIFTTLNTTFLVLLAVLMVYPLLNTLAISLNDGMDAVRGGIGIWPRVFSLKNYEVVLNMDTIYQAFFMSVMKTVVVVATNLFFTSMLAYALSRNEFIFRRPITLIFVLTMYFDAGLIPNYLLIKDLGMLNSFHAYWVPTIISAFNLIILRTYMKSIPDEVTESARIDGAGEFRTWWQIVMPLCKPTLAVVGLFVAVGSWNAWLDTLLYNSGEQWLSTLQYELQKLLSSSMNAGANTAGNAAAVGAGGQLTTPIALRSAITMVAAVPILLVYPFLQKHFVSGLMIGSVKG, encoded by the coding sequence ATGTCGAGTATCTCCGTCACGAAGCCGCGCGTCCGGCGCGCGTCACGAGGAGGGTCACCGCGTCGCGCGTGGACCACCGAGCGCGTCATCTTCACGACGCTCAACACGACCTTCCTGGTGCTCCTCGCGGTGCTCATGGTCTACCCGCTGCTGAACACGCTTGCCATCTCCCTGAACGACGGCATGGACGCTGTCCGTGGCGGGATCGGCATCTGGCCCCGGGTCTTCTCGCTGAAGAACTACGAGGTCGTGCTCAACATGGACACGATCTACCAGGCGTTCTTCATGAGCGTCATGAAGACCGTCGTCGTGGTGGCGACGAACCTGTTCTTCACCTCGATGCTCGCCTACGCGCTCAGCCGCAACGAGTTCATCTTCCGCCGCCCGATCACCCTGATCTTCGTGCTGACGATGTACTTCGACGCCGGGCTGATCCCGAACTACCTGCTCATCAAGGACCTGGGCATGCTGAACAGCTTCCATGCCTACTGGGTGCCGACCATCATCAGCGCGTTCAACCTGATCATCCTGCGCACGTACATGAAGTCGATCCCCGACGAGGTCACCGAGTCGGCACGGATCGACGGCGCCGGCGAGTTCCGCACGTGGTGGCAGATCGTGATGCCGCTGTGCAAGCCCACGCTGGCCGTGGTGGGGCTGTTCGTGGCCGTCGGCAGCTGGAACGCCTGGCTGGACACGCTGCTGTACAACTCGGGCGAGCAGTGGTTGTCCACGCTGCAGTACGAGCTGCAGAAGCTGCTGTCGAGCTCGATGAACGCCGGCGCGAACACCGCGGGCAACGCGGCAGCCGTGGGAGCGGGCGGGCAGCTCACCACACCGATCGCGCTGCGGTCCGCGATCACCATGGTGGCGGCCGTCCCGATCCTGCTCGTCTACCCGTTCCTGCAGAAGCACTTCGTGTCCGGTCTCATGATCGGCTCCGTGAAGGGCTGA
- a CDS encoding extracellular solute-binding protein: MSAGLVGCSADDAPDEPQDVVIPEGDLADQSGTLTPSNPTTITTWITSASQVPANDNKITALLEEQLGVTLKYEIVTPDNVDQKIGVMLAGGEFPDLVGTTDLKMRLLEGGALLPLDDMLETGDYPNLATHVEDDINKMSYSGTEVDPGLYIIPNYNRFYGEITGGTYYGPAFWIQKRVLEDAGYPDLENMTLERYFELIENFKAENPETEGIPTVGFELLASTGREWGMTNPPALLSGSPNNGGVIVDEDGNAEIYADKDIARDFYEVLNEQYDAGLVDPESFTLTFDQYTAKLAAGNVLGMHDQGWNFQTASDSLRSAGKDEYTYVPLMPVYDGVEPWYADRDVMNTNQGFGVSASSEQPEKALKFLDIMLSEPWQKVLSWGIEGEDYEVGDDGMFVRTEEQRANARDLTWRASNRLEALLDMLPKHQGQFSDGNAFSPDDQPTEFFETLTDYDRGFMEQYDKKTWREFVNAPPENPKYYPAWNIALSDDANQVNQQLTDANVQHLPKIIAGDPAEFDANWEAYVGAIGNIDVQVYEDAINAGIQERLSNW; encoded by the coding sequence CGACGACGATCACGACCTGGATCACGTCGGCCAGCCAGGTCCCTGCGAACGACAACAAGATCACCGCGCTGCTCGAGGAACAGCTCGGTGTCACCCTGAAGTACGAGATCGTCACTCCGGACAACGTGGACCAGAAGATCGGCGTCATGCTCGCGGGCGGCGAGTTCCCCGACCTCGTGGGCACCACCGACCTGAAGATGCGTCTCCTGGAGGGCGGCGCCCTGCTGCCCCTGGACGACATGCTGGAGACCGGGGACTACCCCAACCTCGCCACGCACGTCGAGGACGACATCAACAAGATGAGCTACTCGGGCACCGAGGTGGACCCGGGTCTGTACATCATCCCGAACTACAACCGCTTCTACGGCGAGATCACGGGCGGCACGTACTACGGGCCCGCGTTCTGGATCCAGAAGCGTGTGCTGGAGGACGCCGGCTACCCGGACCTCGAGAACATGACGCTCGAGCGGTACTTCGAGCTCATCGAGAACTTCAAGGCGGAGAACCCCGAGACGGAGGGCATCCCGACCGTCGGTTTCGAGCTGCTGGCGTCGACGGGCCGTGAGTGGGGCATGACCAACCCGCCGGCGCTGCTGTCGGGCTCGCCGAACAACGGTGGCGTGATCGTCGACGAGGACGGCAACGCGGAGATCTACGCCGACAAGGACATCGCGAGGGACTTCTACGAGGTCCTCAACGAGCAGTACGACGCGGGTCTCGTCGACCCCGAGTCCTTCACCCTGACGTTCGACCAGTACACCGCGAAGCTGGCCGCCGGCAACGTGCTCGGCATGCACGACCAGGGCTGGAACTTCCAGACCGCCAGCGACTCGCTCCGCAGCGCCGGCAAGGACGAGTACACCTACGTGCCCCTCATGCCCGTCTACGACGGTGTGGAGCCCTGGTACGCCGACCGCGACGTCATGAACACCAACCAGGGCTTCGGTGTGTCCGCCTCCAGCGAGCAGCCGGAGAAGGCACTGAAGTTCCTCGACATCATGCTCAGCGAGCCCTGGCAGAAGGTGCTCTCCTGGGGCATCGAGGGCGAGGACTACGAGGTCGGCGACGACGGCATGTTCGTCCGCACCGAGGAGCAGCGCGCCAACGCCCGCGACCTCACGTGGCGTGCCTCCAACCGTCTCGAGGCGCTGCTCGACATGCTGCCCAAGCACCAGGGCCAGTTCTCCGACGGCAACGCCTTCAGCCCGGACGACCAGCCCACCGAGTTCTTCGAGACGCTGACCGACTACGACCGCGGCTTCATGGAGCAGTACGACAAGAAGACCTGGCGCGAGTTCGTGAACGCGCCGCCGGAGAACCCCAAGTACTACCCGGCGTGGAACATCGCGCTCTCCGACGACGCCAACCAGGTCAACCAGCAGCTGACCGACGCCAACGTGCAGCACCTGCCGAAGATCATCGCCGGTGACCCTGCCGAGTTCGATGCGAACTGGGAGGCCTACGTCGGCGCCATCGGCAACATCGACGTCCAGGTGTACGAGGACGCCATCAACGCCGGCATCCAGGAACGACTGTCCAACTGGTAA